One Rissa tridactyla isolate bRisTri1 chromosome 1, bRisTri1.patW.cur.20221130, whole genome shotgun sequence DNA segment encodes these proteins:
- the LOC128916589 gene encoding olfactory receptor 2A12-like: MQGNETTVTEFILLGFSSNPALRLCLFALFSVLYSATLIGNALVFVLICLDYRLHSPMYFFLCHLSIVDICYASNNVPHMLRNLLGQGKTISFAGCGTQIHLYLIFALTECVLLAMMSYDRYVAICHPLRYALIMNRRLCLTLAAVSWAFGFIFGTLQASLALHLPFCGPCEVDHFFCEILAVLKLACTDTTVNKVLIFVVCVCFLLFPLALILISYVHILATILRIRSAPGWHKTISTCGSHLTVVSLFYGNAIFMYMGPGSGNSSGREKVLSLFYSLVSPTLNPLIYSLRNKQVKEALLKLQRRKRVFHSM; this comes from the exons ATGCAAGGG AATGAAACAACTGTCACAGAATTCATCCTCCTGGGTTTCTCCAGCAACCCAGCCCTGCGGCTCTGCCTCTTTGCCCTTTTCTCTGTCCTCTACTCTGCCACTCTGATTGGAAATGCACTTGTCTTTGTGCTTATCTGCCTGGACTACCGCCTCCACAGCCCCATGTACTTTTTCCTCTGCCACCTCTCCATCGTGGACATCTGCTATGCCTCCAACAATGTCCCCCATATGCTGAGGAACCTCCTTGGACAAGGCAAAACCATCTCCTTTGCTGGGTGTGGGACACAGATACATCTTTATTTAATCTTTGCGCTTACAGAGTGCGTGCTGCTGGCCATGATGTCTTATGATCGCTACGTGGCAATCTGCCATCCCCTGCGCTATGCCCTCATCATGAACCGGAGGCTATGCCTAACCCTTGCGGCAGTTTCATGGGCTTTTGGGTTCATATTTGGTACCCTACAAGCCTCTCTGGCTTTACACCTGCCTTTTTGTGGCCCCTGTGAGGTTGACCACTTCTTCTGTGAAATCCTTGCTGTCTTAAAGCTGGCCTGCACTGACACTACAGTCAATAAAGTCCTGATCTTTGTTGTTTGCGtgtgcttcctcctcttccctttagCCTTAATCCTAATTTCCTACGTGCACATCCTGGCCACAATTCTGCGCATCCGCTCTGCACCAGGATGGCACAAAACCATTTCCACCTGTGGCTCCCACCTGACTGTGGTGAGTCTGTTTTATGGAAATGCCATCTTCATGTACATGGGGCCTGGGAGCGGTAACTCATCTGGGAGGGAgaaagttctttcccttttctacagTCTTGTCAGCCCCACTTTGAACCCCCTGATTTACAGTCTGAGGAACAAGCAGGTGAAGGAAGCCTTGCTGAagcttcagagaaggaaaagagtgtTTCATTCCATGTAG
- the LOC128907591 gene encoding histone H2A-beta, sperm-like, giving the protein MFGAEEVCMGPEQERELPATCSGGPSGGSEAKARKSRSSRSSRAGLLFPVSRVDRQLRRGLFAERFGARAPVYLAAVLQCVTHEVMDVAGMICKKSKQKRISPSHLQTALQKCAGLKQLPRGAAVPRRRRRAAPQSPRVASPSKKNTTKSKKRCPRQRAAPARATAAVN; this is encoded by the coding sequence ATGTTCGGGGCAGAGGAGGTCTGCATGGGgcctgagcaggagagggagctCCCAGCGACATGTTCTGGGGGCCCCTCCGGAGGCAGCGAAGCAAAGGCCAGAAAGAGCCGCTCCTCCCGCTCCTCCCGGGCCGGGCTGCTCTTCCCCGTGAGCCGCGTCGACAGGCAGCTGCGCAGAGGCCTCTTTGCTGAGCGCTTTGGAGCCAGGGCCCCCGTCTACCTGGCTGCGGTGCTGCAGTGCGTGACGCACGAGGTCATGGACGTGGCTGGCATGATTTGCAAGAAGAGCAAGCAGAAGCGCATCTCTCCATCGCACTTGCAGACGGCGCTGCAGAAGTGCGCTGGGCTCAAGCAGCTCCCGCGAGGAGCTGCAGTGCCCAGGCGCCGCCGCAGGGCTGCCCCCCAAAGCCCGCGCGTGGCCTCGCCCTCCAAGAAGAACACGACCAAGAGTAAGAAGAGATGCCCCAGGCAAAGGGCTGCACCGGCCCGTGCCACTGCTGCTGTCAACTGA